From the Salinimicrobium tongyeongense genome, one window contains:
- the uvrC gene encoding excinuclease ABC subunit UvrC — MEENKLEVQLKTLPENPGVYQYFDKNGKILYVGKAKNLKKRVTSYFTKNNDSHRIRVMVKKIHEIRHIVVSSETDALLLENNLIKKHQPRFNVMLKDDKTYPWICIKNERFPRVFATRRLVKDGSEYYGPFTSFKTIHTLMDLIKGVYPLRTCNYDLAEDKIRNGKYKVCLEYHLGNCMGPCEAYETEAEYHKKIDAIRQIVKGNFKDSLQQFRQQMKAHAEKMEFEEAQKIKTKIDILENYQAKSTVVNPKINNVDVFSIVSDEGYGYVNFLQLSHGAIIRSHTIEMKKKLNETDRELLELGITEIRQRFNSHTREIYVPFKVDVGEEIKVTVPVLGDKKQIVDLSTRNAKYFRQERFKQMKIVDPDRHVNRIMAQMKQDLRLNEEPRHIECFDNSNIQGTNPVAACVVFKDGKPSKKDYRKFNIKTVEGPNDFASMEEVVFRRYRRLLEEGEPLPQLVIVDGGKGQLSSGVKALETLGLRGKIAIIGIAKRLEEIFYPGDSIPLYLDKKSETLKIIQQLRNEAHRFGITFHRQKRSSVALNTELEEIAGIGEKTVVELLKHFRSVKRVKEATLESLSSVIGKSKAMLIYQHYHAEKD, encoded by the coding sequence ATGGAGGAAAACAAGCTGGAAGTACAATTAAAAACCCTGCCCGAAAATCCGGGGGTATACCAGTATTTTGACAAAAACGGAAAGATCCTTTACGTGGGGAAGGCCAAAAACCTCAAAAAAAGGGTCACTTCCTATTTTACCAAGAACAATGACAGCCACCGCATACGCGTGATGGTAAAAAAAATACACGAGATAAGGCATATTGTGGTCTCTTCGGAAACCGATGCCCTTCTCCTGGAAAATAACCTTATCAAAAAGCACCAGCCGCGTTTTAACGTGATGCTGAAGGATGATAAAACCTACCCGTGGATATGTATCAAAAATGAGAGATTCCCAAGGGTTTTTGCCACCCGCAGGTTAGTGAAGGATGGCAGTGAATACTATGGCCCTTTTACCAGTTTTAAGACCATACACACGCTTATGGACCTTATTAAGGGGGTGTATCCCCTTCGCACCTGTAATTATGATCTTGCTGAAGACAAAATAAGGAACGGCAAGTACAAAGTATGCCTGGAGTACCATCTTGGGAACTGTATGGGGCCTTGTGAAGCCTATGAAACTGAAGCCGAATACCACAAAAAGATCGATGCCATTCGCCAAATCGTAAAAGGGAATTTCAAGGACTCTTTACAGCAGTTCAGGCAGCAGATGAAAGCCCACGCCGAAAAAATGGAATTTGAGGAGGCGCAAAAAATCAAGACGAAAATTGACATTTTAGAGAACTATCAGGCGAAATCTACCGTGGTGAACCCAAAGATCAACAATGTAGATGTGTTCTCTATTGTGAGTGACGAAGGTTACGGTTATGTGAATTTTTTGCAGCTGTCTCATGGTGCCATTATACGCTCGCACACCATAGAAATGAAGAAAAAGCTCAACGAGACCGACAGGGAACTGCTGGAGCTGGGCATAACCGAAATAAGGCAAAGGTTCAATTCCCACACCCGCGAGATCTACGTTCCTTTTAAAGTTGATGTGGGCGAAGAAATTAAAGTTACAGTGCCTGTTTTGGGTGACAAGAAACAGATCGTCGATTTGTCTACAAGAAATGCAAAATACTTCAGGCAGGAGCGCTTCAAGCAAATGAAGATCGTGGACCCCGACAGGCATGTGAACCGTATCATGGCCCAGATGAAGCAGGATCTCAGGCTAAACGAAGAGCCAAGGCATATAGAGTGTTTTGACAACTCGAATATTCAGGGAACCAATCCGGTGGCGGCCTGTGTGGTGTTTAAAGATGGGAAACCCAGCAAGAAAGATTACCGAAAGTTCAATATTAAGACAGTTGAAGGCCCTAACGACTTTGCTTCTATGGAAGAAGTGGTCTTCAGGCGGTACCGCAGGCTTTTGGAAGAAGGCGAACCCCTGCCGCAGCTGGTGATAGTAGACGGTGGGAAAGGCCAGTTGTCTTCAGGAGTAAAAGCTTTGGAAACTTTGGGCCTTAGAGGAAAGATCGCCATCATTGGAATTGCAAAAAGGCTGGAGGAGATTTTCTACCCTGGAGATTCAATTCCTTTATACCTCGATAAAAAGTCGGAAACCCTCAAGATCATTCAGCAGTTGAGGAATGAAGCCCACCGTTTTGGTATTACCTTTCACCGGCAAAAGCGCAGCAGTGTTGCCCTCAATACCGAGCTTGAAGAAATTGCGGGAATTGGGGAGAAAACGGTGGTAGAGCTGTTAAAGCATTTCAGGTCTGTAAAAAGAGTGAAAGAAGCTACGCTGGAAAGTTTATCTTCGGTAATTGGAAAGTCTAAAGCTATGCTTATATATCAACATTACCATGCAGAAAAAGACTAA
- a CDS encoding patatin-like phospholipase family protein: MQKKTKKLFVLLLFLGLLPGLAQEKEDPKVGLVLSGGGAKGLAHIGVLKVLEEAGVRVDLIGGTSMGAIVGALYSAGYSAHQLDSIFQTTNFNILLQDELPRSAKTFYEKRDSERYALTLPFDNFNISFPTALSRGQNVYNLMSKLTLHLEENQDFEALPIPFFAVAANIENGEEVLLDEGHLPQAISASAAIPSLFSPVIIDGQLLVDGGIVNNYPVEEVRRRGADIIIGVDVQDTLLERDELKSVFDILAQVSNFRTITDMREKIEKTDVYIDPDIKPFSVVSFEKGREIIDEGEAAARAMLPALQQIAAKQQEEPQQRKYISPVESLFITGVQIEGNTSYPRAYVLGKLKIQSPDTITYKDLNLGINNLSATRNFNRINYRLVPSNDGHLLVLQLEENPSKTLLRMGLHYDNVYHSGVLLNITHKSLLVTNDVSSLDVVLGDNFRYNFNYYIDKGYYWSVGFRSRYNSFSKGVSFDLANENSGFEIDGINRLEIDYQDFTNQVYVETLFQQVFSFGIGLEHKHLNITSETIDTPNPAMPETGEFDDSSYYAPFGYLLYDSRDSKYFPTRGVFFESDFHWQLLSSRDDFSAFSTAKGTLGATFSPAEQLSVRISSEAGFRIGSRENNIFDFFLGGYGNDFINNFTSFYGYEFINLSGDSFIKGLLELDYRFLANSHLILSANFANVENELFEGGNWLNWPEYSGYALGYGLETFLGPVEVKYSISPEKKESQWYFSLGFWF, from the coding sequence ATGCAGAAAAAGACTAAAAAACTCTTTGTGCTTTTACTCTTTTTGGGACTCCTGCCGGGGCTGGCCCAGGAAAAGGAAGATCCCAAAGTGGGGCTGGTATTGAGTGGGGGCGGGGCAAAGGGCCTGGCGCACATTGGGGTGCTCAAGGTGCTTGAAGAAGCCGGGGTAAGGGTAGACCTCATTGGTGGTACCAGCATGGGAGCCATTGTGGGTGCGCTTTACTCGGCGGGTTATTCTGCCCATCAGCTCGACAGTATTTTTCAAACCACCAATTTTAATATCCTGCTTCAGGATGAGCTGCCCAGAAGTGCCAAAACCTTTTATGAAAAGAGGGATTCAGAAAGATATGCGCTCACGCTGCCGTTCGATAATTTTAATATTAGTTTTCCCACGGCCCTTTCAAGAGGCCAGAACGTGTATAACCTCATGTCAAAGCTCACCCTGCATTTAGAGGAAAATCAGGATTTTGAAGCTTTGCCCATTCCTTTCTTTGCTGTTGCTGCCAATATTGAGAACGGGGAAGAAGTCCTGCTTGATGAGGGGCACCTTCCGCAGGCAATTTCGGCGAGTGCGGCTATCCCGAGTTTGTTTAGCCCGGTGATTATTGACGGGCAGCTGTTGGTTGATGGTGGTATTGTGAACAACTACCCCGTAGAGGAAGTGAGGCGAAGGGGAGCCGATATAATTATTGGTGTAGATGTGCAGGATACGCTTCTGGAACGGGATGAATTAAAATCGGTTTTTGATATCCTTGCCCAGGTGAGTAACTTCAGAACCATTACCGATATGCGCGAGAAAATCGAAAAGACCGATGTTTATATTGATCCTGACATTAAACCCTTTTCTGTAGTCTCTTTTGAAAAAGGCCGGGAGATCATTGATGAAGGCGAGGCCGCTGCACGGGCAATGTTGCCGGCCCTGCAGCAAATTGCGGCAAAGCAGCAGGAAGAGCCGCAACAAAGAAAATATATCTCGCCGGTAGAATCCCTGTTCATCACGGGGGTGCAGATTGAGGGGAACACATCGTATCCCCGAGCCTATGTGCTCGGGAAACTGAAAATTCAGTCTCCCGATACCATTACTTACAAAGATTTGAACCTGGGCATTAATAACCTTTCGGCCACCAGGAATTTTAACCGCATCAATTACCGGCTGGTACCATCAAATGATGGTCACCTGCTTGTGCTGCAATTAGAGGAAAATCCCAGCAAGACCCTTTTAAGAATGGGATTGCATTACGACAATGTTTATCACAGCGGAGTGCTTTTAAACATCACCCATAAGAGTTTACTGGTGACCAACGATGTGAGTTCGCTCGATGTGGTTTTGGGGGATAATTTCAGGTATAATTTCAATTACTATATAGACAAAGGTTACTACTGGAGCGTGGGCTTCAGGTCGAGGTACAACAGCTTTAGCAAAGGAGTTTCGTTCGACCTTGCTAATGAAAATTCTGGTTTCGAAATTGACGGGATCAATCGGCTGGAGATAGATTACCAGGATTTTACCAATCAGGTTTATGTAGAAACGCTTTTTCAGCAGGTATTTTCGTTTGGAATTGGGCTGGAGCACAAGCACCTGAACATAACTTCAGAGACTATAGACACTCCCAATCCTGCCATGCCTGAAACAGGGGAATTTGACGACAGCTCTTATTATGCTCCTTTTGGGTACCTGCTTTACGACAGCAGGGATTCAAAATATTTTCCAACCCGCGGCGTCTTCTTTGAAAGCGATTTTCACTGGCAGCTGTTATCGTCAAGAGATGATTTTTCAGCCTTTTCGACTGCAAAGGGTACTTTGGGAGCTACTTTTTCTCCTGCAGAGCAGTTATCGGTAAGGATTTCTTCGGAAGCCGGGTTTAGGATTGGCAGCCGCGAAAACAACATTTTTGACTTCTTTCTGGGCGGTTATGGCAATGACTTTATCAACAACTTCACTTCTTTCTACGGCTATGAATTCATCAATCTTTCGGGTGATAGTTTTATCAAAGGCCTGCTGGAGCTAGATTACAGGTTCCTGGCAAACAGCCACCTCATTTTAAGCGCAAACTTTGCCAATGTTGAAAACGAACTTTTTGAAGGCGGAAACTGGTTGAATTGGCCCGAGTATTCGGGTTACGCCCTGGGATACGGCCTGGAGACTTTTTTGGGGCCTGTTGAGGTGAAGTATTCTATTTCCCCCGAAAAAAAGGAAAGTCAGTGGTATTTTAGCCTGGGCTTCTGGTTTTAG
- a CDS encoding homogentisate 1,2-dioxygenase — MPFYHTLGKIPHKRHTVFRKPDGSLYYEQLFGTIGFDGMYSNMYHEQRPTQVKEIKGSYDVQPKVATVKNIQSYRFKGFQVKPDPDYLKSRKVVLTNSDVDIALAAPQKSTKDYFYKNADSDELLFIHKGSGKLRTHLGNLDFKYGDYLLIPRGTIYKLDFDDEVNRLFIVESRRPIYTPKRYRNHFGQLLEHSPFCERDIRRPYELETNDEKGDFLIKIKKQGKIFDMVYASHPFDVVGYDGYNYPYAFSIHDFEPITGRIHQPPPVHQTFETDAFVVCSFCPRLYDYHPESIPAPYSHSNIDSDEVLYYVDGDFMSRNDIEAGHISLHPAGIPHGPHPGAVERSIGQTQTEELAVMVDTFKPLMVTEDAMEIADDSYHKSWLDH; from the coding sequence ATGCCTTTTTATCATACCCTCGGAAAAATTCCGCATAAAAGACATACCGTTTTTAGAAAGCCCGATGGAAGTCTTTACTACGAGCAGCTTTTTGGGACTATTGGTTTCGACGGAATGTACTCGAATATGTATCACGAGCAGCGGCCCACGCAGGTAAAGGAGATCAAAGGGAGTTATGACGTGCAGCCGAAGGTGGCCACTGTGAAGAATATACAGTCTTACAGGTTTAAAGGATTCCAGGTAAAGCCAGATCCAGATTACCTGAAGAGCCGAAAAGTAGTGCTTACCAACAGCGATGTGGATATCGCCCTGGCTGCGCCGCAAAAATCTACGAAAGATTATTTCTATAAAAATGCCGATTCAGATGAGTTGCTTTTCATCCACAAGGGCAGCGGTAAACTGAGGACCCACCTGGGAAACCTCGATTTTAAATACGGAGATTACCTGCTAATTCCCCGCGGAACCATTTATAAGCTCGACTTTGATGATGAGGTGAACAGGTTATTCATTGTGGAATCGCGCAGGCCCATTTATACGCCAAAACGCTACCGTAACCATTTTGGGCAGCTGCTGGAGCATTCGCCGTTTTGTGAAAGGGATATCAGAAGGCCATATGAGCTGGAAACGAATGATGAAAAAGGGGATTTTTTGATCAAGATCAAGAAGCAGGGAAAAATTTTTGATATGGTCTATGCCTCACATCCTTTTGATGTGGTGGGCTATGACGGTTACAATTATCCTTATGCCTTTTCAATTCACGATTTTGAGCCCATAACGGGCCGAATTCATCAGCCGCCACCGGTGCACCAGACGTTTGAGACCGATGCCTTTGTGGTGTGTTCTTTTTGCCCGCGGCTTTACGATTACCATCCCGAAAGCATACCGGCGCCTTACAGTCACAGCAATATAGACAGCGATGAGGTTCTTTATTACGTAGATGGCGATTTTATGAGCCGGAACGATATTGAAGCCGGGCATATTTCTTTGCACCCGGCGGGTATTCCTCACGGGCCACACCCGGGAGCGGTAGAGCGCAGCATTGGCCAGACCCAAACCGAAGAGCTGGCAGTGATGGTAGATACTTTTAAGCCCTTAATGGTGACTGAAGATGCCATGGAGATCGCAGATGACTCTTACCATAAATCATGGCTTGACCATTGA
- the hppD gene encoding 4-hydroxyphenylpyruvate dioxygenase: MSTENTTEIKKTVPQAEDFLPIMGTDFVELYVGNAKQAAYYYQQAWGFQPVAYSGLESGSKDRVSYVLQQGKIRLVLTSPLQPGGEINAHIDKHGDGVKVVALWVDDARKSYEETTKRGAKSYFEPKEVSDEHGHVVLSGIHTYGETVHVFVERKNYSGPFMPGYKEYKPNFRVEEVGLKYIDHMVGNVGWNEMNKWCEFYAKVMGFAQMVSFDDKDISTEYTALMSKVMSNGNGRIKFPINEPAEGKKKSQIEEYIDFYNGAGVQHIAVATDNIIETVSSLRDRGVEFLHVPETYYDDVLDRVGEIDEELEPLKELGVLIDRDDEGYLLQIFTKPVLDRPTMFFEIIQRKGAQSFGKGNFKALFEAIEREQNLRGTL, from the coding sequence ATGTCTACAGAAAACACAACAGAAATAAAGAAGACAGTGCCACAGGCCGAAGATTTCCTGCCTATTATGGGTACAGATTTCGTTGAACTCTATGTGGGAAATGCCAAGCAGGCGGCCTACTACTACCAGCAGGCCTGGGGCTTTCAGCCTGTAGCTTATTCGGGGCTTGAATCGGGCAGTAAAGACAGGGTTTCCTATGTGCTTCAGCAGGGCAAGATAAGGCTTGTGCTTACCAGCCCGTTACAGCCGGGAGGAGAGATAAATGCTCATATTGATAAGCATGGAGACGGGGTGAAGGTAGTAGCTCTTTGGGTAGACGATGCCCGCAAGAGTTATGAAGAAACCACAAAACGAGGTGCAAAATCATATTTTGAACCTAAAGAGGTGAGTGATGAACACGGGCATGTGGTACTTTCGGGCATTCACACCTATGGGGAGACGGTTCACGTGTTTGTGGAAAGAAAAAATTATTCGGGCCCCTTTATGCCCGGCTACAAAGAATACAAGCCAAATTTCAGGGTAGAGGAAGTGGGGCTTAAATACATAGACCACATGGTAGGGAATGTGGGCTGGAATGAAATGAACAAATGGTGCGAGTTTTACGCCAAGGTAATGGGCTTTGCGCAAATGGTATCTTTTGATGACAAAGATATTTCTACGGAATATACAGCCCTGATGAGTAAGGTGATGAGTAACGGAAACGGAAGGATCAAATTTCCTATTAATGAGCCGGCTGAAGGAAAGAAGAAATCCCAGATAGAAGAATATATAGATTTCTACAACGGGGCAGGAGTGCAACACATCGCTGTGGCCACAGATAATATTATTGAAACCGTTAGTTCTTTGCGCGACCGCGGAGTGGAATTTCTTCACGTACCCGAAACCTATTATGACGATGTGCTGGACAGGGTGGGGGAAATAGATGAAGAACTTGAGCCTTTAAAGGAGCTTGGCGTATTGATAGACAGGGATGATGAAGGTTACCTTTTGCAAATATTTACCAAGCCGGTTCTTGACAGGCCCACCATGTTCTTTGAGATCATTCAGAGAAAAGGAGCACAATCTTTCGGAAAAGGTAATTTTAAAGCCCTTTTTGAAGCAATAGAAAGAGAACAAAATTTACGGGGAACGCTATAA
- a CDS encoding DUF3108 domain-containing protein, which yields MKKITAIIISLIALNMSAQSHQAFDAGEWFRFRIHYGMFNASFATLEVKETTLRNKPVYHVVGKGKSTGLLHLFFKVDDNYETFMDKKSGEPLRFIRQIDEGGHTRDLLIDFDHDSNTAHVFNRKYNTRNTYSIPENVHDMLSSFYYLRNNLDVSSLEHGEMFSIKMFIDDENHDFKLKFLGREVVKTKMGNIAALKFQPYVLAGRVFEKKESLTIWVSDDKNRMPLKIKADLAVGSLNADIDAFKGLKYPLNIIMK from the coding sequence ATGAAGAAGATTACAGCGATTATAATTTCACTTATTGCCCTCAATATGTCGGCTCAGTCTCACCAGGCTTTTGATGCCGGGGAGTGGTTCAGGTTTCGAATTCACTACGGTATGTTCAATGCAAGTTTTGCGACCCTCGAGGTAAAGGAGACCACACTTCGAAATAAGCCTGTGTACCATGTGGTGGGGAAGGGAAAATCTACAGGTTTACTGCATTTGTTCTTTAAAGTTGATGACAACTACGAGACATTTATGGACAAGAAGAGCGGCGAACCCCTCAGGTTTATCCGGCAGATAGATGAAGGTGGCCACACCCGTGATCTGCTTATAGATTTTGATCACGACAGCAATACGGCTCACGTTTTTAACCGTAAATACAACACCAGGAATACGTATTCCATTCCCGAGAATGTACACGATATGCTTTCTTCTTTTTACTACCTGCGCAATAATCTGGACGTGAGTTCACTTGAGCATGGGGAAATGTTTAGCATTAAAATGTTCATAGATGACGAGAACCACGATTTTAAGTTAAAATTCCTGGGGAGGGAGGTCGTGAAAACAAAAATGGGTAATATTGCGGCATTAAAATTTCAGCCCTACGTGCTGGCTGGCCGGGTTTTTGAAAAGAAAGAAAGCCTTACAATTTGGGTTAGCGATGACAAAAACCGCATGCCCTTAAAGATCAAAGCCGATCTTGCTGTAGGTTCCCTGAATGCTGATATTGATGCTTTTAAAGGATTGAAATATCCATTGAACATAATAATGAAGTAA
- a CDS encoding tryptophan 2,3-dioxygenase family protein produces MSGIQPEIAEKLRQLEEKFRNSGQDLGSYLDGLLYDKYLTYWDYIELDTLLSLQKPKTHFPDEEIFIGYHQITELYFKLVLHEMKQLVEARDLKADFFTERLNRIVRYFKIQTHSFDVMIKGLDREQFLKFRMALLPASGFQSGQFRMIEIYSTPLHNLVLQENREAYRANTNLQEVYQNIYWKRGGISSDTGEKTLTLRQFEEKYDETFLRLANNLQGKTLLELYHKLPQEEKDNKNLISALRNLDVAVNVNWLLVHIGAAQRYLVVKKHAVKATGGTNWKEFLPPSFQRIFFFPELWSEDEKKEWGRQWVEEMITQ; encoded by the coding sequence ATGAGTGGCATACAGCCCGAGATAGCCGAAAAGCTAAGGCAGCTGGAGGAGAAATTCCGGAATTCCGGCCAGGATCTTGGTTCGTATCTCGACGGTCTGCTTTACGATAAATATCTTACTTATTGGGATTATATCGAGCTGGATACGCTCTTGAGCCTGCAAAAACCAAAGACCCATTTCCCCGATGAGGAAATTTTTATAGGCTATCACCAAATTACCGAATTGTATTTTAAGCTGGTTCTCCACGAGATGAAACAGCTGGTTGAGGCCAGAGATCTCAAGGCCGATTTTTTTACTGAAAGGCTCAACCGTATTGTAAGGTACTTCAAGATACAGACCCATTCTTTTGATGTGATGATCAAAGGGTTGGACAGGGAGCAATTTCTGAAGTTCAGGATGGCCTTGTTGCCCGCCAGCGGATTCCAGTCGGGCCAGTTCAGGATGATAGAGATTTACTCCACACCGCTCCACAACCTCGTGTTGCAGGAGAACCGGGAGGCTTATCGCGCTAACACCAACCTTCAGGAGGTATATCAGAATATCTACTGGAAGCGGGGAGGAATAAGTTCAGATACCGGCGAAAAAACCCTTACCCTCAGGCAGTTTGAAGAGAAATATGACGAGACTTTCTTAAGGCTTGCAAACAACCTTCAGGGTAAAACTCTTTTAGAGCTTTATCATAAACTTCCGCAGGAAGAAAAAGACAATAAAAATTTAATTTCGGCGTTGCGTAATCTGGATGTTGCAGTCAATGTAAACTGGCTCCTGGTGCATATTGGTGCAGCGCAACGTTACCTTGTAGTGAAGAAACATGCCGTAAAAGCAACGGGAGGTACAAACTGGAAAGAGTTTTTGCCACCCAGTTTTCAAAGGATCTTCTTTTTTCCGGAACTTTGGAGTGAAGATGAGAAAAAAGAATGGGGTAGACAATGGGTAGAAGAAATGATAACACAATAA
- a CDS encoding peptidoglycan DD-metalloendopeptidase family protein, translating to MRRLGYLLMLMMVMVGCNNHNEKPEIADNTVKVKAPALVKEFGFVLNDYEVVRDTIRSGDSFGLILGTHGVDPNKIFEIVNKVRDTFNPRRIVLGKPYVILKDRDSAATPHVFIYENDLVNYTVVDLRDSVSVYTAKKPVTIAKRTVSGVINSSLTEAIQDEGLSYLIAHEMSNIYQWSIDFFRLQKGDRFKLVYNERYINDSIYAGIENIEASVFYHGDKPYYAFNFMVDSTSGERDYYDEKARPLQSFFLKAPLNFTRISSRFSPRRFHPVQQRWKAHKGTDYAAPHGTPIWSTANGVVIASSYTAGNGNYVKIKHNGTYTTQYLHMSKRAVKQGQRVKQGDIIGYVGSTGLATGPHVCYRFWKNGVQVDPFRQNLPAAEPIEDKYIPSYFAAIEPLKTELGKIEFKEPI from the coding sequence GTGAGAAGACTTGGTTACCTGCTAATGTTGATGATGGTTATGGTTGGCTGTAATAACCACAATGAAAAACCTGAAATAGCCGATAACACTGTTAAAGTAAAGGCACCGGCTTTGGTAAAGGAGTTTGGTTTTGTCTTAAATGACTATGAAGTGGTGCGCGACACCATCAGGTCGGGCGATAGTTTTGGCCTTATCCTGGGTACACATGGCGTTGATCCAAACAAGATCTTTGAGATAGTGAACAAAGTGCGTGACACTTTTAATCCGCGTAGAATTGTTCTTGGAAAGCCTTATGTGATCCTTAAAGACCGCGATTCGGCTGCAACCCCGCATGTTTTTATTTACGAGAATGACCTGGTAAATTACACCGTGGTAGACCTTAGGGACAGTGTTTCGGTGTATACTGCAAAAAAACCGGTGACTATTGCCAAAAGAACAGTTTCGGGAGTGATAAACTCCAGTTTGACCGAGGCAATTCAGGATGAAGGTTTGAGCTATCTTATAGCGCACGAGATGAGCAACATATACCAATGGAGTATAGATTTTTTTAGGTTGCAAAAAGGAGACAGGTTTAAGCTGGTCTACAACGAGCGCTACATCAATGACAGTATTTATGCAGGAATTGAGAATATTGAAGCTTCGGTGTTTTACCATGGAGACAAGCCGTATTACGCGTTTAATTTCATGGTAGATTCTACTTCGGGGGAGCGCGATTATTACGATGAAAAAGCCCGGCCGCTACAGAGTTTTTTCCTGAAGGCACCGCTTAATTTCACCCGAATTTCATCCCGTTTCAGCCCAAGAAGGTTCCACCCTGTACAGCAACGCTGGAAAGCCCATAAAGGCACAGATTATGCTGCACCTCACGGGACGCCCATCTGGAGTACGGCAAACGGCGTGGTGATAGCATCTTCTTATACTGCCGGCAACGGTAATTACGTTAAGATAAAACACAACGGCACCTATACCACCCAGTACCTGCACATGTCAAAACGTGCGGTAAAGCAGGGGCAGCGTGTAAAGCAGGGAGATATTATTGGCTATGTAGGTAGTACAGGACTGGCCACCGGGCCGCATGTTTGCTATCGCTTCTGGAAGAATGGCGTGCAGGTAGATCCATTCCGTCAAAACCTTCCGGCAGCCGAGCCTATTGAAGATAAATACATCCCGTCTTACTTTGCGGCTATTGAGCCTTTGAAGACGGAGCTGGGAAAAATTGAATTTAAAGAACCTATTTAA
- the pgi gene encoding glucose-6-phosphate isomerase, with translation MTKTNPTHTKAWEKLQAHFSEIKDFNLKEAFQKNPNRADAFTLKWEDFYVDYSKNLITEETRDLLTALAEEAGLKEAINALFEGEEINRTEGRSVLHTALRSKADASIKVEGENVIPEVFEVKENIREFSYSVITGAKKGFTGKAFTDVVNIGIGGSDLGPVMVTEALEYYKNHLKVHFVSNVDGDHVQEVIKDLNPETTLFIIVSKSFSTQETLANSTTIRKWFTKKAPADAVAKHFVAVSSNVKAVEEFGIETQNIFPMWDWVGGRFSLWSAVGLSISLSIGYDNFNALLEGARKMDEHFKETDFKENIPVQLALLTLWYNNFFKAETQAIIPYTQYLHRFPAYLQQAIMESNGKGVDRNGNEVSYQTGNIVWGEPGTNSQHAFFQLIHQGTKLIPADFIGFKKSLHNEQEHHNKLMANFFAQTEALLQGKSSDEVRKELEAKNTSEEKIEKLLPFKVFKGNNPTTTILIDKLSPESLGKLIALYEHQIFVQGIIWNIYSYDQWGVELGKQLATTILDEIEKNDVGTHDSSTGNLLKFYLQE, from the coding sequence ATGACTAAAACTAATCCAACCCATACCAAAGCCTGGGAAAAACTTCAGGCTCACTTTTCTGAAATAAAAGATTTTAACCTAAAGGAAGCTTTTCAAAAAAATCCTAATCGGGCTGATGCCTTTACTCTTAAGTGGGAAGATTTTTATGTAGACTACAGCAAAAATTTAATTACTGAAGAAACTCGTGACCTCCTTACTGCTCTTGCTGAAGAAGCCGGATTAAAGGAGGCTATAAATGCCCTTTTTGAAGGGGAAGAAATCAACAGGACCGAGGGGCGTTCGGTTTTGCATACCGCTTTGAGGAGTAAGGCCGATGCCAGTATTAAAGTTGAAGGTGAGAACGTGATTCCTGAAGTTTTCGAAGTTAAAGAAAATATCAGGGAATTTTCTTATTCTGTGATTACTGGTGCCAAAAAAGGCTTTACAGGTAAGGCTTTCACCGATGTGGTGAACATTGGGATTGGGGGGTCAGATCTCGGTCCGGTGATGGTTACCGAGGCCCTGGAGTACTACAAAAACCACCTGAAGGTACATTTTGTTTCAAACGTAGACGGAGACCACGTGCAGGAGGTGATTAAAGACCTCAATCCAGAGACTACTTTGTTCATTATCGTGTCCAAATCGTTCTCTACCCAGGAGACTTTGGCCAATTCCACTACGATACGAAAATGGTTCACCAAAAAAGCGCCGGCCGATGCTGTGGCTAAACATTTTGTGGCCGTTTCGAGCAATGTGAAGGCAGTAGAGGAATTTGGCATTGAAACCCAGAATATTTTCCCAATGTGGGATTGGGTTGGAGGCCGCTTTTCTCTCTGGAGTGCGGTAGGTCTTTCTATCAGCCTTTCCATAGGCTACGACAACTTTAACGCCCTGCTCGAAGGTGCCCGAAAAATGGATGAGCATTTTAAAGAGACCGACTTTAAAGAAAATATTCCCGTTCAACTGGCACTTTTGACCCTTTGGTACAACAATTTCTTTAAAGCTGAAACCCAGGCCATCATCCCTTATACCCAGTACCTGCACCGTTTTCCTGCCTATTTGCAGCAGGCAATTATGGAAAGTAACGGGAAAGGTGTAGACCGCAACGGCAATGAAGTAAGCTATCAAACCGGAAATATAGTTTGGGGGGAACCCGGAACAAATTCTCAACATGCTTTCTTCCAGCTAATCCACCAGGGAACAAAACTCATTCCTGCAGATTTTATCGGATTTAAAAAATCCCTGCACAACGAGCAGGAGCACCATAACAAGTTGATGGCCAATTTCTTTGCCCAGACAGAAGCCTTGTTGCAGGGAAAATCTTCAGATGAAGTTAGAAAAGAGCTGGAAGCTAAAAATACTTCCGAAGAAAAGATTGAAAAATTATTGCCATTCAAAGTATTTAAAGGGAATAATCCTACAACCACTATTTTGATAGACAAGCTTTCTCCTGAAAGCCTTGGCAAGTTAATCGCTTTGTACGAACATCAGATTTTCGTGCAGGGTATCATCTGGAACATATACAGTTATGATCAATGGGGGGTAGAATTGGGCAAGCAGCTTGCAACAACCATTCTCGACGAAATTGAGAAAAATGACGTGGGAACGCACGATTCTTCTACAGGAAATTTGTTAAAATTTTATCTGCAAGAGTAA